The Ensifer adhaerens genome contains a region encoding:
- a CDS encoding Na+/H+ antiporter subunit C — MEAWFALLVGIFFTVAVYLLLSKYVIRVLLGVAILGNAVNLLIFTGGRLTRGIPPVVPSQKDALVGPAANALPQALILTAIVISFSFFAFLLVLAWRAYEQLQTDNTDEMRVAEPKDEPAAPLGY; from the coding sequence ATGGAAGCCTGGTTCGCTCTGCTCGTCGGCATCTTCTTCACGGTCGCCGTCTATCTGCTCCTGTCGAAGTATGTCATCCGGGTGCTGCTTGGCGTTGCCATCCTCGGAAATGCCGTCAACCTCCTGATCTTTACCGGTGGCAGGCTCACGCGTGGCATCCCGCCGGTCGTTCCCAGCCAAAAGGATGCGCTCGTCGGCCCCGCCGCCAACGCCCTGCCGCAGGCGCTGATCCTGACGGCGATCGTCATCTCCTTCTCCTTTTTCGCGTTCCTGCTGGTTCTTGCGTGGCGGGCATACGAGCAGCTGCAAACCGACAATACCGACGAGATGCGCGTTGCCGAGCCGAAGGACGAGCCGGCCGCGCCGCTTGGATACTGA
- a CDS encoding Na(+)/H(+) antiporter subunit B — translation MKSVIFRAVAPFLTSLMVLFSIFVLLRGHNEPGGGFIGGLIAVSALAIYGIACGVETVRRAIYFHPMAIAGAGLLAATVAGLISIAARVPFMTGLWVYPSVLGLEVPLSTVMLFDCGVYLVVVGAISSIALSLEERGGE, via the coding sequence ATGAAGTCGGTGATTTTCCGCGCCGTCGCGCCGTTCCTGACGAGCCTCATGGTGCTGTTTTCGATCTTCGTCCTGTTGCGCGGCCACAACGAGCCGGGCGGCGGTTTCATCGGCGGCTTGATCGCGGTGTCTGCGCTGGCGATCTACGGCATCGCCTGCGGTGTCGAGACGGTGCGCCGCGCGATCTATTTCCACCCGATGGCGATTGCCGGGGCAGGCCTCCTGGCCGCGACGGTCGCCGGCCTGATCTCGATCGCCGCCCGCGTTCCCTTCATGACCGGCCTGTGGGTCTATCCCTCGGTGCTCGGCCTGGAAGTACCGCTCTCGACGGTGATGCTGTTTGATTGCGGCGTTTATCTCGTGGTCGTCGGCGCGATCAGTTCGATTGCGCTTTCGCTCGAAGAGCGGGGAGGCGAATGA
- a CDS encoding TraR/DksA family transcriptional regulator — MDKHGLDDFHDRLTRRKAELQGRLVRIEHDLDEPMNADVPDRVTEREGDEVLEGLGLAGQEEIRAIDAALDRIAAGTFGTCVRCGLPISAARLQAVPHAPLCQECAAEVARGGR, encoded by the coding sequence ATGGACAAACATGGGCTTGACGACTTTCACGACCGCCTGACACGCCGCAAGGCGGAGCTGCAGGGGCGTCTGGTCAGGATCGAGCACGATCTCGATGAGCCGATGAACGCTGATGTCCCGGACCGGGTGACCGAGCGGGAAGGGGACGAGGTTCTCGAAGGCCTTGGCCTTGCGGGCCAGGAGGAGATCCGCGCGATCGATGCCGCGCTCGATCGGATCGCCGCCGGCACCTTCGGAACCTGCGTGCGCTGCGGCCTGCCGATTTCGGCGGCGCGCCTGCAGGCTGTGCCTCATGCGCCACTCTGTCAGGAGTGCGCGGCCGAGGTCGCCCGCGGCGGGCGTTGA
- a CDS encoding putative monovalent cation/H+ antiporter subunit A has translation MDVAALTFLALALPFVAALLAPLLTRLLGHNAAWVLALFPLAIVLHFIRFWPEVAKGEVVTGGYAWIPSFNVSFSWLIDGLSLTFVLLIAGIGALIVLYSGGYLKGHPQQGRFFSFILMFMGSMLGVVVSDSFLMLFVFWELTSITSFLLIGFDHSREAARRAALQALVVTGGGGLFLLAGLLIIWNVSGVTQLSLLSAFGPEMRESPFYLAALLLVLGGAFTKSAQFPFHFWLPNAMEAPTPVSAYLHSATMVKAGVYLLMRLNPVLGGTPEWQILLPLFGGATLVIGAALACRQTDLKLMLAYTTMASLGLLVMLTGLGAPHAIEAAVLYLVAHSLFKGALFMVAGIIDHETGTRDATRLGGLRSAMPLTFVIALAAAFSMGGLFPFFGFIAKEEIYYALSGFDRRSLVFAAIAILGNALMFAVAFAVALKPFVGAKIETPKAAHEAPILLWLGPALLAAKGLSAALLSGLTHELVSTPMASAIAGEPRAVTISVVPHVGLPLIMSIVTAVIGIGFYLKLDRVRAFMATILADIGWGPDRGFDQFIRGLVRFSVALTRRLQSGRLEVYMTATFILIAFVLLVVPIAYGEFPRPPLFAADVPLHELAIMAIAVIGLIAVVLAADRLTAIVSLGIQGFAVAVIFLLYGAPDLAFTQFMIETLSVVVLALVMTRLRLSPSDHRPLAQKIPDVAIALACGLGFGLMLLKVTGVPFDATLTDFFNLYSKSIAHGANVVNVIIVDFRGTDTLGEIAVVMVTGLAILSLVRLRAGSLRRVADNDPDAEEGA, from the coding sequence ATGGATGTTGCGGCCCTGACATTTCTGGCCCTCGCACTGCCTTTCGTCGCGGCATTGCTCGCGCCGCTTCTGACACGTCTTCTCGGGCACAACGCCGCCTGGGTGCTTGCGCTGTTTCCCTTGGCGATCGTGCTGCACTTTATCCGTTTCTGGCCGGAAGTCGCCAAGGGCGAGGTGGTTACGGGCGGCTATGCCTGGATACCCTCGTTCAACGTCAGCTTTTCCTGGCTGATCGACGGCCTGTCGCTCACATTTGTCCTGCTGATTGCCGGCATCGGCGCGCTGATCGTGCTCTATTCCGGCGGCTATCTGAAAGGCCACCCGCAGCAGGGGCGGTTCTTTTCCTTCATCCTGATGTTCATGGGCTCGATGCTCGGGGTCGTCGTCTCCGACAGCTTCCTGATGCTCTTTGTATTCTGGGAACTGACCTCGATCACCTCGTTCCTGCTGATCGGCTTCGATCATTCGCGCGAGGCGGCAAGGCGCGCAGCCCTGCAGGCGCTGGTCGTAACCGGAGGCGGGGGCCTGTTCCTGCTTGCCGGACTGCTGATCATCTGGAATGTCAGCGGCGTCACCCAACTCTCGCTGCTGTCTGCCTTCGGGCCGGAGATGCGCGAAAGCCCGTTCTATCTGGCGGCGCTGCTCCTGGTACTTGGCGGCGCCTTTACCAAGTCGGCCCAGTTCCCCTTCCATTTCTGGCTGCCGAACGCGATGGAAGCCCCGACGCCCGTCTCGGCCTATCTGCATTCGGCGACCATGGTGAAGGCCGGTGTCTATCTCCTGATGCGGCTGAACCCGGTGCTCGGCGGCACACCTGAATGGCAGATCCTTTTGCCGCTCTTCGGCGGCGCCACACTCGTCATCGGCGCGGCGCTCGCCTGCCGCCAGACTGACCTGAAGTTGATGCTCGCCTACACGACGATGGCGTCCCTCGGCCTGCTGGTCATGCTGACAGGGCTTGGCGCACCCCACGCGATCGAAGCGGCGGTGCTCTATCTTGTCGCCCATTCGCTGTTCAAAGGCGCCCTGTTCATGGTCGCCGGCATCATCGACCACGAGACCGGCACGCGCGACGCGACGAGGCTCGGGGGACTTCGCTCCGCCATGCCGCTCACCTTCGTCATAGCGCTTGCCGCGGCATTCTCGATGGGCGGACTGTTTCCCTTCTTCGGCTTCATCGCCAAGGAGGAGATCTACTACGCACTCTCAGGCTTCGATCGCCGTTCCCTGGTCTTTGCCGCGATTGCGATCCTCGGCAATGCACTGATGTTCGCGGTGGCCTTTGCCGTCGCGCTCAAGCCGTTCGTCGGTGCAAAGATCGAGACGCCGAAGGCGGCCCACGAGGCTCCGATCTTGCTCTGGCTCGGGCCGGCGCTGCTTGCCGCCAAGGGGCTCTCCGCGGCGCTGCTTTCCGGACTGACGCATGAACTGGTATCGACGCCGATGGCGTCGGCGATCGCGGGCGAACCCCGTGCGGTCACGATTTCGGTCGTTCCTCACGTCGGCTTGCCCTTGATCATGTCGATCGTGACCGCAGTCATCGGCATCGGCTTTTATCTGAAGCTAGACCGTGTGCGTGCCTTCATGGCGACGATCCTTGCCGATATCGGCTGGGGTCCGGATCGTGGCTTCGACCAGTTCATCCGCGGGCTCGTTCGTTTCTCCGTCGCACTGACCCGCCGGCTGCAATCCGGGCGCCTCGAAGTCTACATGACCGCGACCTTCATCCTCATTGCCTTCGTGCTTTTGGTCGTGCCGATCGCCTATGGCGAGTTCCCGCGCCCGCCGCTCTTTGCCGCCGACGTGCCGCTGCATGAATTGGCGATCATGGCGATCGCGGTCATCGGCCTCATCGCGGTGGTGCTTGCTGCCGACCGGTTGACCGCCATCGTTTCGCTCGGCATCCAGGGCTTTGCCGTCGCGGTCATCTTCCTGCTCTATGGCGCGCCGGATCTGGCCTTCACCCAGTTCATGATCGAGACGCTTTCGGTCGTCGTCCTTGCGCTTGTGATGACGCGGCTCCGGTTGTCACCATCGGACCATCGTCCGCTTGCGCAAAAAATCCCGGATGTCGCGATCGCCCTTGCCTGCGGTCTCGGCTTCGGGCTGATGCTGTTGAAGGTGACGGGTGTACCCTTCGATGCGACGCTCACCGACTTCTTCAATCTCTACTCGAAGTCGATCGCCCACGGCGCCAATGTGGTGAACGTCATCATCGTCGATTTCCGCGGCACGGACACGCTGGGCGAGATCGCAGTGGTGATGGTCACGGGTCTTGCGATCCTGTCCTTGGTTCGCTTGAGGGCGGGTTCGCTTCGACGCGTCGCCGATAACGATCCGGATGCGGAGGAAGGCGCATGA
- the msrB gene encoding peptide-methionine (R)-S-oxide reductase MsrB encodes MTTVKTPKVVKTDAEWRAQLSPEQYRITRQQGTERPFTGPFLNNKQTGTYECVCCGRALFRSDTKFDSGCGWPSYFAAVDDQAIREIEDRSHFMVRTEIRCADCDAHLGHVFPDGPPPTGLRYCLNGHAMTFTED; translated from the coding sequence ATGACGACCGTAAAGACGCCGAAAGTGGTGAAAACCGATGCGGAATGGCGGGCACAGCTCTCGCCGGAGCAGTATCGCATCACGCGACAGCAGGGCACCGAGCGTCCGTTCACTGGTCCGTTCCTCAACAACAAACAGACGGGCACCTACGAATGCGTCTGTTGCGGCCGGGCGTTGTTCCGCTCCGACACCAAGTTCGATTCCGGTTGCGGTTGGCCGAGCTACTTCGCTGCGGTCGACGATCAGGCGATCCGCGAGATCGAGGACCGCTCCCACTTCATGGTGCGCACGGAAATCCGCTGCGCCGATTGCGATGCGCATCTCGGCCACGTCTTTCCCGACGGCCCGCCGCCGACGGGGCTGCGCTACTGCCTGAACGGCCATGCGATGACGTTTACCGAGGATTGA
- a CDS encoding GNAT family N-acetyltransferase, translating into MSVLRSPQPDQAAALSDLCVRSKAVWGYDAAFLEACRAALTLTADDWMDSELQVAMEGERILGLAQVRGSGQVVELDKLFIEPEARAAGIGRQLFDWCVAAARKRGAIVMTIDADPGAADFYRRMGAVDDGVVASSVIPGRFLPRLKVDLGSGPTA; encoded by the coding sequence ATGTCAGTCTTGCGTAGCCCTCAGCCGGATCAGGCGGCCGCGCTCAGCGACCTCTGCGTGCGATCAAAGGCCGTTTGGGGTTATGACGCCGCCTTCCTTGAGGCATGCCGGGCGGCTTTGACGCTCACAGCCGACGACTGGATGGATTCGGAGCTTCAGGTCGCCATGGAGGGCGAGCGCATCCTCGGCCTGGCGCAGGTCCGCGGGAGCGGACAGGTGGTCGAACTGGACAAGCTGTTCATCGAGCCGGAAGCACGGGCGGCAGGCATTGGCCGGCAGCTTTTCGACTGGTGCGTCGCAGCCGCCCGCAAGCGCGGCGCAATAGTCATGACGATCGATGCGGATCCCGGCGCTGCCGACTTTTATCGCCGCATGGGCGCGGTCGATGACGGGGTCGTCGCGTCGAGCGTGATCCCCGGGCGGTTCCTTCCCCGACTGAAAGTGGATTTGGGGAGCGGTCCGACCGCCTGA
- the trhA gene encoding PAQR family membrane homeostasis protein TrhA, whose translation MEFAGVKWNYDRSELIADGIVHGIGLAAALVGVTALIFYATVWSTTGQLAAAAVYGAGLLATLSISFLYNLYPVSRTKWFLRRFDHSSIFVLIAATYTPFLQRGLDDPFLFVMLIGIWAIAGLGVAIKCFFPGRFDRLAILLYLAMGWSGVLAVGPLLSALTATTLVLILIGGIIYSAGVIFHVWEKLRFQNAIWHGFVVTGAAVHYSAVLTCFSAAS comes from the coding sequence GTGGAATTCGCAGGCGTCAAATGGAACTATGACCGTTCGGAACTGATTGCCGACGGCATCGTTCACGGCATCGGCCTGGCGGCTGCCTTGGTTGGCGTGACCGCGCTGATCTTCTACGCAACGGTGTGGAGCACGACCGGTCAACTCGCGGCCGCCGCCGTCTATGGCGCGGGGCTGCTCGCGACCCTCTCGATCTCGTTTCTTTACAACCTCTATCCGGTTTCACGCACCAAGTGGTTCCTGCGCCGCTTCGACCATTCCTCGATCTTCGTCTTGATCGCCGCGACCTATACGCCCTTCCTGCAGCGCGGCCTCGATGATCCCTTCCTGTTCGTGATGCTGATCGGCATCTGGGCGATCGCCGGCCTGGGCGTCGCCATCAAGTGCTTCTTCCCGGGCCGCTTCGACCGGCTGGCGATCCTGCTCTATCTCGCCATGGGATGGAGCGGCGTGCTCGCGGTCGGCCCGCTGCTGTCGGCGCTGACGGCAACGACGCTTGTGCTGATCCTGATCGGCGGCATCATCTATTCTGCCGGCGTGATCTTCCATGTGTGGGAAAAGCTGCGCTTCCAGAACGCCATCTGGCATGGCTTCGTCGTAACCGGAGCGGCGGTACACTATTCGGCCGTGCTGACCTGTTTCAGCGCCGCGTCCTGA
- a CDS encoding universal stress protein, whose product MYKKIIVPIAMDQLEHGESVLGIAEKLIDEGGEIILLNVVEDLNAYAQGYMIVDFPLEMVEESRKQALKTLEALKTKHGIKGRIEIRTGGAAGTINALASEENADLVIIASHRPGLIDYFIGSTASRVVSHCPCAVLVDR is encoded by the coding sequence ATGTACAAGAAGATCATCGTCCCGATTGCCATGGATCAGCTCGAACACGGCGAGTCCGTGCTCGGCATTGCCGAAAAGCTGATCGATGAGGGGGGCGAGATTATCCTGCTGAACGTCGTCGAGGATCTGAACGCCTATGCGCAAGGCTACATGATCGTGGATTTCCCGCTGGAAATGGTCGAGGAATCCCGAAAGCAGGCGTTAAAGACGCTCGAGGCGCTCAAAACCAAGCATGGGATCAAGGGCCGCATCGAAATCCGCACCGGCGGGGCCGCCGGCACCATTAACGCCCTTGCCAGCGAAGAAAACGCCGATCTCGTCATCATCGCGTCCCATCGGCCGGGTCTCATCGACTACTTCATCGGATCGACGGCAAGCCGGGTCGTCAGCCATTGCCCCTGCGCCGTTCTCGTCGACCGGTAA
- a CDS encoding EAL domain-containing protein, translating to MERSRIVVIASILAALGAILPMLAAYYLSWSIAVRGEQARLARLADYAIMRADAALGEASRALKTADRFDMPPCMATHIAALRSLVVNTTAIEDIGYFENGLLRCTSWGYPPRRLTRSPPADFFASNGVEVIPRMYPTISTGAPMTAFRYRSYTVLTNPVRFVDVIAEPGTRLAVATKNGVLVSTLNDPDPSLTERLADLPKTGSNADDLFATSRDANWIAVATAPSIAILSDMDRERLLLLPGGALVAALMVGLVVWLSRRRLSPLGELSIAVQRREFIVHYQPLIELKTGICVGAEALVRWRRPDGQMVRPDLFIPLAEENGLIEEITDQVLYATVAELKSVLVADRSLHIAINLAADDLKSGRILPVIETALRNTGVLTEQIWLEATERGFMDVKSARATIEEARRRGHSVAIDDFGTGYSSLQYLQELPLDALKIDKSFIDTVGTDSATSSITPHIIDIAKSLDLYIVAEGIERQEQADYLIERGVQYGQGWLFSKALPAAEFIAFYNDSKRRLGAGPAVIRREIA from the coding sequence TTGGAACGATCTCGCATAGTCGTCATCGCCAGTATCCTGGCCGCCCTCGGCGCGATCCTGCCGATGCTTGCGGCCTACTATCTTTCCTGGTCGATCGCCGTGCGCGGCGAACAGGCCCGGCTCGCCCGCCTGGCCGACTATGCCATCATGCGCGCAGACGCCGCGCTCGGAGAAGCGTCCCGGGCGCTGAAGACGGCCGACCGGTTCGATATGCCGCCATGCATGGCCACGCATATCGCAGCCTTGCGCTCCCTCGTCGTCAACACGACCGCCATCGAGGATATCGGCTACTTCGAGAACGGGTTGCTCAGATGCACCTCGTGGGGTTACCCGCCGCGTCGGCTCACCCGCTCGCCGCCTGCCGATTTCTTTGCGAGCAACGGCGTCGAAGTCATCCCGCGGATGTATCCGACGATCAGCACCGGCGCGCCCATGACGGCGTTCCGGTATCGCTCCTACACGGTGCTGACCAACCCGGTCCGGTTCGTCGACGTGATCGCCGAGCCCGGCACCCGGCTTGCAGTCGCCACCAAAAACGGCGTGCTGGTCAGCACCCTCAACGATCCTGACCCGTCGCTGACGGAACGGCTCGCCGATCTTCCGAAGACCGGCAGCAACGCCGACGACCTTTTTGCAACATCACGGGACGCAAACTGGATCGCCGTTGCCACTGCGCCCAGCATCGCCATTCTAAGCGACATGGATCGGGAACGCCTGCTGCTCTTACCAGGCGGAGCGCTGGTCGCGGCGCTGATGGTCGGGCTTGTCGTCTGGCTATCCCGGCGTCGTCTGTCGCCGCTTGGCGAGCTTTCGATTGCCGTGCAGCGGCGCGAGTTCATCGTCCACTACCAGCCGCTGATCGAGCTCAAGACCGGCATCTGCGTCGGTGCGGAGGCCCTGGTGCGATGGCGGCGACCGGATGGGCAGATGGTCCGGCCAGATCTCTTCATCCCTCTTGCGGAAGAAAACGGACTGATCGAGGAAATCACCGATCAGGTCCTCTATGCGACGGTCGCCGAATTGAAGAGCGTGCTCGTCGCCGACCGCTCGCTGCACATCGCGATCAACCTCGCCGCCGACGACCTGAAATCCGGGCGCATCCTGCCGGTGATCGAGACGGCGCTTCGAAACACCGGCGTGCTTACAGAACAGATCTGGCTGGAGGCAACCGAACGCGGCTTCATGGACGTCAAATCCGCCCGGGCGACGATCGAGGAGGCGCGCCGGCGTGGCCACTCCGTGGCCATCGACGACTTCGGCACCGGCTATTCGAGCCTGCAATACCTGCAGGAGCTACCGCTCGATGCGCTGAAGATCGACAAGTCGTTCATCGATACTGTCGGCACCGATTCGGCCACCAGCTCGATCACGCCGCATATCATCGACATCGCCAAATCGCTCGATCTCTACATCGTCGCCGAGGGGATCGAGCGGCAGGAACAGGCCGACTATCTCATCGAGCGCGGCGTGCAGTACGGCCAGGGCTGGCTGTTCTCCAAGGCGCTGCCGGCGGCCGAGTTCATCGCCTTCTACAATGACAGCAAACGCAGACTCGGGGCCGGGCCGGCGGTGATCCGCCGCGAAATCGCTTGA